Genomic DNA from Ruminococcus sp. OA3:
CTGCTTGCAGAACTGAAACAGATGACGGATATCTGTCAGGTGTTTGGGGAAAATGCAGGGGTTCATGTAGGACTTACATTCACCAGTGGAATGACGGAACAGGAAGCCGTGGAGCGGGCTGCGAAGCAGGGCGTTCGTATCTATGGTCTTTCAGCCTATGATACCGCAGGAAGTATGACTGCGGACGAATCCCAGACGGTGATTCTGGGGTATGCGACACTGTCGGAGGAGGAAATCCGGGAGGGGATAGACAGGCTTTGCAAGGCATGGAAATAGATTACAGAAGAGGCTGATTTCAAATGACGAAATCAGCCTCTTCCTTCGTAGTGCTGCTTATATGGTTTCTGAGGTATTCTCTGCTTCTTTTTCTGCTTTTTCAACAGCCTCTTTCACGGCTTCTTCTGCCGCTTTTTCAGGATGCTCATCCTGGGCAGCCGCCGCATCGCCGGAGATCGTTGTATAACTTCGGCCGGTGTCGGCACATCCGGGACAGGAGTCAAAATCATCCTCTCCTTCCTCGAACAGGTCATCATCCTCTTTTTCAAATTTTTTGAAAAAAATAATGAGCCCGCCGATAGCGGCACCGATTAATGCAAGGCATGCCAGTTTTTTTATGACATTGTTTTTGCACATAGCAATCATTCTCCTTTTTTATAACCTGAATTTAAAATCATTGTAATACTTTTCTGTAAAAAAAGAAAGCATAAAGTAAAAAAAACTGAAAATCGGTTGCGGCACCGATTTGAGCGGGGTATACTTAAAGCGTATGCTTTTTTTTGAATTTTAAACAAAAATGCGCGAAAAAGGAGAACATGGATGTACAAAGCATGTTTATTTGATTTGGATGGAACACTATTGGATACCGTAGAGTCTATTGCGCATGTGGCGAATCAGGTGCTGGCACATTATGGCCTGGGACCGGTTCCGGTGGAACTTTTCAATTATTTTGCCGGCGATGGTGCAGATGAACTGATCAGGCGCTGCTTTGTCAGGACTGGCGGGAATCTGTCATACCTCGATGAGGCAAGGCAGATGTACCGGGATTTATTCGCGGAAGATCCGCTTTACCATGTAAGTGCGTATATCGGAATGCCGGAAACACTGCTTAAGCTGAAAGATCGCGGGGTACGTCTGGCGGTCTGTACGAATAAGCCGCATACTGCTGCCGTAGGAGCAATTCACGGAATATACGGGGATGGTCTGTTTGATGTGATTCAGGGACAGATGCCGAGCATACCTCGGAAACCTGCGCCTGACAGTGCACTGCTGATCGCGCACAGACTGGGAGTGAAGCCGGAAGAATGCATGTATGTAGGGGATACGGACACAGATATGAAGACCGGCAACAGGGCCTGTATGCTGACGATCGGAGTCCTCTGGGGATTCAGGGAACGTAAGGAACTGGAAGAAAACCATGCGCATTATATCATTGAACGACCGGAAGAGTTACTGGATATACAAAGGAAAAGGGGGAAATATCATGCAGAGTTACAGTGAAGAATGTCTGGAAGTATTTTTGAAAAAGCAGTCACAGCTTTTTGATGAACCGGTGGCCGGAACAATAGCGGAGGCCGAGGCGTT
This window encodes:
- a CDS encoding HAD family hydrolase; amino-acid sequence: MYKACLFDLDGTLLDTVESIAHVANQVLAHYGLGPVPVELFNYFAGDGADELIRRCFVRTGGNLSYLDEARQMYRDLFAEDPLYHVSAYIGMPETLLKLKDRGVRLAVCTNKPHTAAVGAIHGIYGDGLFDVIQGQMPSIPRKPAPDSALLIAHRLGVKPEECMYVGDTDTDMKTGNRACMLTIGVLWGFRERKELEENHAHYIIERPEELLDIQRKRGKYHAELQ